A window of Rubricoccus marinus contains these coding sequences:
- a CDS encoding tetratricopeptide repeat protein: MRPAPSARRALFSASLFASAFLLAGCGALFGSRYNDFRAYYNAYYNAERVLEEGESQLDRQDQAIDRTKLISLYPSASGGRGSGFQEAIDKSSELLRARGDSKWADDALFLIGKAYYYQNNAVGAEQKFRETIELATVRNNDRLADEARIWLGRTLASAQRYEEGTEILQDRLAAAEGNRGDLARIRLVLGELYAREGRYADAAESIRMGLEDERDSDFAARASMLLGQVLEADGRYAEAADAYREVTRLAPPYELAYAANLSRALVLGLDAEQTPEAIDLIRRMRRDDKNYAHRAEVELAYGRLLAASGEPQEALTAMRSVLYDPLMAGGSLRGETHARLAEFYRDARGDFVRAAAHFDTASTVLRTSIAPGDTPTRAALLDVRRTAGAFKAYSTVAVRLAEADSLYELGSLDDEAFAARIQEIEAQRLVEFEEEQRRLAASRASQDFAGGQSAFQGGGVAGGDIPGAGASAAAASNAGGRDLGFLSFREPSSVQANLLNFQRVWGDRGLVPNWRRSAAIEAGGVATVVGPGLDPSRLGRRFPGNGPPPLDLTPIPRTPAALIKLRSERAALRYEAANSLFFSLARPDSAAALYALALEDGPEDEVAGQIRFALAEVEAARGRADRASELYQSLIDDSPDSDLAAAARLRLGMEAPPEVVAVDSTSEAYEAVRSLWRQAEYPEAVRGFLALAADSSRATTAPRALLAASATYIEWANVDGFEPLRPLPDSLVPSGLFPTRAANAAAAGPAPEASGATPRIGVIPQPADAARPGAPPPPPPGGIPDKPSRTPQENGIPDKPSRVPRASGTPDRPVNPPGAQPERPATPLRAPEVQPAPQRELPPGEIAPSEERGGSESLRIGNDATITLGDVTVRQPGDQEPSPVSPLPAGSDPVLLDSAAALDTTIVPDAGAVPADSTTAPEAEAVLTDSTEAPEAEPIAELPLDESNEEPLAADSAQVNPVRSDSTTAVPTGPTVMDVLALVEERAPSTPYAQRAATLRAGLTPSSEAEASESAPAASGAAPGTYGFEGRDALNASLGGFTWRAQRIPDTASAYTILADYLSRSIRAAAVRDGDAYRIVVGQFETRPDAFGVREDLPAEVQGAGASIVPLTDLVLLGLDDLIGQ; this comes from the coding sequence ATGCGCCCAGCGCCGTCGGCCCGCCGCGCCCTGTTCTCCGCCTCGCTCTTCGCGAGCGCGTTCCTGCTCGCCGGTTGCGGCGCGCTGTTCGGGAGCCGGTACAACGACTTCCGCGCGTACTACAACGCGTACTACAACGCGGAGCGCGTGTTGGAGGAGGGGGAGAGCCAGCTCGACCGGCAGGACCAGGCCATCGACCGGACAAAGCTGATCTCGCTGTACCCCTCGGCCTCTGGCGGGCGCGGCTCGGGGTTTCAGGAGGCCATCGACAAGAGCAGCGAACTGCTCCGCGCCAGAGGCGACTCCAAGTGGGCGGATGACGCGCTGTTCCTGATCGGGAAGGCGTACTACTACCAGAACAACGCGGTCGGCGCGGAGCAGAAGTTCCGCGAGACGATCGAGCTGGCGACCGTGCGCAACAACGACCGCCTGGCCGACGAGGCGCGGATCTGGCTGGGCCGGACGCTGGCCTCTGCGCAGCGTTACGAGGAGGGGACGGAGATCCTGCAGGACCGTCTAGCTGCCGCCGAGGGCAACCGGGGCGACCTCGCGCGCATCCGGCTCGTCCTCGGCGAGCTCTACGCCCGCGAAGGCCGCTACGCCGATGCGGCCGAATCCATTCGCATGGGGCTTGAGGACGAGCGCGACAGCGACTTCGCGGCCCGTGCGTCCATGCTTCTCGGGCAGGTGCTGGAGGCCGATGGCCGCTACGCCGAAGCGGCCGACGCCTACCGCGAGGTCACCCGCCTGGCGCCACCGTATGAGCTGGCCTACGCCGCCAACCTCAGCCGCGCCCTCGTGCTCGGTCTGGACGCGGAACAGACGCCAGAGGCCATTGACCTCATCCGCCGCATGCGGCGCGACGACAAGAACTACGCGCACCGCGCCGAGGTGGAGTTGGCCTACGGCCGCCTGCTCGCCGCCTCTGGCGAGCCGCAGGAGGCGCTGACGGCCATGCGGTCGGTGTTGTACGATCCGCTGATGGCGGGGGGCTCCCTGCGCGGCGAGACCCACGCCCGCCTGGCGGAGTTCTACCGCGACGCCAGAGGCGACTTTGTCCGCGCTGCGGCGCACTTCGACACCGCGTCTACGGTCCTGCGCACATCGATCGCGCCTGGCGACACGCCGACGCGTGCGGCGCTGCTGGACGTTCGCCGGACGGCCGGGGCCTTTAAGGCGTACTCCACGGTCGCGGTCCGGCTCGCGGAAGCCGATTCGCTCTACGAGCTAGGCAGCCTGGACGACGAGGCGTTTGCGGCGCGGATCCAAGAGATCGAGGCGCAGCGTTTGGTGGAATTCGAAGAGGAGCAGCGGAGGCTGGCTGCCTCGCGGGCGTCTCAAGACTTCGCAGGCGGTCAGAGCGCGTTCCAGGGCGGAGGCGTGGCGGGGGGCGATATCCCGGGAGCGGGGGCGAGTGCCGCGGCAGCGTCGAACGCGGGCGGTCGGGATCTGGGCTTCCTGAGCTTCCGCGAGCCTTCCAGCGTCCAAGCCAACCTTCTCAACTTCCAGCGCGTGTGGGGCGACCGTGGCCTCGTGCCCAACTGGCGCCGCTCCGCAGCAATCGAGGCCGGCGGCGTCGCGACCGTCGTGGGGCCTGGGTTGGATCCGTCGCGTTTGGGACGCCGCTTTCCCGGCAACGGTCCGCCACCGCTCGACCTGACGCCGATCCCGCGTACCCCCGCGGCCTTGATCAAGCTGCGCTCGGAGCGTGCTGCGCTGCGCTACGAAGCGGCCAACAGCCTCTTCTTCTCGCTCGCGCGGCCCGATTCTGCCGCGGCGCTCTACGCCCTCGCGCTTGAGGATGGGCCTGAAGACGAGGTTGCCGGTCAGATCCGGTTCGCGCTTGCCGAAGTGGAGGCCGCCAGAGGCCGGGCCGACCGCGCGAGCGAGCTGTACCAGTCGCTGATCGACGACTCGCCGGACTCCGACCTCGCGGCGGCGGCGCGTCTCCGCCTCGGCATGGAGGCGCCGCCAGAGGTCGTCGCGGTCGACTCCACCTCAGAGGCGTACGAAGCCGTGCGGAGCCTCTGGCGGCAGGCGGAATACCCCGAAGCGGTCCGCGGCTTCCTCGCGCTCGCGGCGGACTCCTCGCGCGCCACGACCGCGCCCCGCGCGCTGCTCGCGGCTTCGGCCACGTACATCGAGTGGGCCAACGTGGACGGCTTCGAGCCTCTGCGGCCCCTGCCCGACTCGCTCGTGCCGTCCGGCCTGTTCCCCACGCGCGCGGCCAACGCCGCCGCGGCAGGACCCGCGCCAGAGGCCTCTGGCGCGACGCCACGCATTGGCGTGATTCCGCAGCCAGCCGATGCCGCGCGTCCCGGAGCGCCGCCACCCCCGCCGCCGGGCGGGATCCCAGACAAGCCGTCTCGTACTCCCCAGGAAAACGGGATTCCAGACAAGCCCTCTCGCGTTCCGCGTGCAAGCGGGACTCCAGACAGGCCTGTAAACCCGCCAGGGGCGCAACCCGAGCGCCCCGCGACGCCGCTGCGCGCTCCCGAAGTCCAACCTGCTCCCCAGCGCGAGCTTCCTCCTGGGGAAATCGCTCCAAGCGAAGAGAGGGGAGGGAGCGAGTCGCTGCGGATTGGCAACGATGCCACCATCACGCTGGGCGACGTGACTGTTCGGCAGCCGGGAGACCAAGAGCCCTCTCCGGTTTCACCGCTGCCGGCAGGTTCGGACCCTGTCCTTCTGGACAGTGCCGCCGCGCTGGACACCACCATCGTCCCAGACGCCGGAGCTGTTCCGGCGGACTCCACAACGGCGCCAGAGGCCGAAGCCGTGCTCACGGACTCTACGGAAGCGCCAGAGGCGGAGCCAATCGCTGAACTGCCCCTCGACGAGAGCAATGAGGAGCCTCTGGCGGCAGACTCCGCGCAGGTGAATCCGGTACGGTCCGATTCCACGACCGCTGTACCGACCGGCCCGACGGTGATGGACGTGCTCGCCCTCGTGGAAGAGCGCGCGCCCAGTACTCCGTACGCTCAGCGGGCCGCTACCCTTCGTGCCGGCCTCACACCCTCGTCAGAGGCGGAGGCCTCCGAGAGCGCGCCCGCGGCCTCTGGCGCCGCGCCGGG